A stretch of the Desulfobacter sp. genome encodes the following:
- a CDS encoding ABC-F family ATP-binding cassette domain-containing protein translates to MLNIESISKGFGDQVLLENTGMQINPGERVGLVARNGHGKTTLLNMIAGLDHPDDGRISIPNGYRLGVLSQHIRFEKNTVLQEAMLGLPDHEQDHFWKAEKILAGLGFTNEAMEKDPMQFSGGYQVRLNLAKVLVSEPDLLILDEPTNYLDITSIRWISRFLISWPREVLLVTHDRGFMDNVVTHIVGIHRKKMKKIKGDTQKYYVQVAQDEEIYEKTRQNEAKRKKEIELFISRFRAKARLANMVQSRIKTLSKLDAKDKLAQLKNLEFTFNSLAFAGKQVLTAKNLTFGYDQNLPLIKDFSLTVYPGDRVAVIGKNGKGKTTLLKLLNQSMTPGSGWVKPNPGVEFGYFEQTNVSSLNPGFTVEEEMIHSYPDTDRQAARNICGAMMFEQDAALKKISVLSGGEKARVMLGKLLIRPLNLLILDEPSNHLDIEACDAFVAALDQFEGAVVLVTHNEMFLHALANRLVVFTQAGIEVFEGGYQAFLDKQGWEDEDLGVVKKKKIKTISKKEMRKKKSDLVAARSKEIGPLQKQISKIEDEIEQKEEKIAQVNTDLLEASAQMDGAKIQALSKDLAKFEACVETLFESLEEKTDRAEVIQKKYDKQLSDLERC, encoded by the coding sequence ATGCTGAATATTGAGTCCATTTCCAAAGGGTTTGGAGACCAGGTGCTTTTAGAAAATACCGGAATGCAGATCAATCCGGGTGAACGGGTCGGGCTTGTGGCCCGGAACGGACATGGAAAAACCACTCTTTTAAACATGATTGCAGGCCTTGATCACCCGGATGATGGGCGTATCAGTATACCCAACGGGTATCGACTGGGGGTGCTTTCCCAGCATATCCGCTTTGAAAAAAACACCGTTCTTCAAGAGGCCATGCTCGGCCTGCCTGACCATGAGCAGGATCATTTCTGGAAGGCTGAAAAGATTCTTGCCGGTTTAGGGTTTACCAACGAGGCCATGGAAAAGGATCCCATGCAGTTTTCAGGGGGATACCAGGTTCGTCTCAACCTGGCCAAGGTCCTGGTCTCAGAACCGGATCTGCTTATTTTGGACGAACCCACCAATTATCTTGATATCACTTCCATTCGGTGGATATCCAGGTTTTTGATCTCCTGGCCAAGGGAAGTATTATTGGTGACCCATGACAGGGGATTCATGGATAATGTGGTCACCCATATTGTGGGTATTCATCGCAAAAAAATGAAAAAAATTAAAGGCGATACCCAAAAATACTATGTCCAGGTGGCCCAGGACGAAGAAATATATGAGAAAACAAGACAAAATGAAGCCAAGCGGAAAAAAGAGATAGAGTTGTTTATTTCAAGGTTCAGGGCAAAGGCACGACTTGCCAATATGGTCCAGTCCAGGATAAAGACCCTGTCCAAACTCGACGCCAAGGACAAGCTGGCCCAGCTTAAAAATCTTGAATTTACCTTTAACTCCCTTGCCTTTGCAGGCAAACAGGTGCTTACGGCCAAGAATTTAACCTTTGGGTATGATCAAAACCTTCCTTTGATTAAAGATTTTTCTTTAACGGTCTATCCCGGAGACCGGGTGGCGGTCATTGGAAAGAACGGCAAGGGCAAAACCACTTTGCTCAAACTGCTCAACCAGAGCATGACCCCTGGCAGCGGATGGGTAAAGCCCAATCCCGGGGTGGAGTTCGGATATTTTGAACAGACCAATGTCAGTTCTCTAAATCCTGGGTTCACCGTTGAAGAAGAGATGATTCATTCATACCCGGACACGGACCGCCAGGCAGCCAGAAATATCTGCGGGGCCATGATGTTTGAACAGGATGCCGCCTTAAAAAAGATATCAGTCCTTTCTGGCGGGGAAAAAGCCAGGGTCATGCTGGGAAAACTTTTGATCCGTCCCTTAAATCTTCTGATTTTGGACGAGCCTTCCAACCATTTGGATATTGAGGCCTGCGATGCCTTTGTTGCAGCCTTAGATCAGTTTGAAGGGGCCGTGGTTCTGGTCACCCATAATGAGATGTTTCTCCATGCCCTGGCCAATCGTCTGGTGGTGTTTACCCAAGCGGGCATCGAGGTCTTTGAGGGCGGTTACCAGGCGTTTTTGGACAAACAGGGCTGGGAAGATGAAGACCTGGGCGTGGTGAAAAAGAAAAAAATAAAAACCATATCCAAAAAGGAAATGAGGAAAAAAAAGTCAGACCTTGTTGCTGCCCGATCAAAAGAAATAGGCCCCCTTCAAAAACAGATTTCTAAAATCGAAGATGAAATCGAACAAAAAGAAGAAAAAATTGCCCAGGTCAACACGGATCTGCTGGAGGCTTCAGCCCAGATGGACGGTGCAAAAATTCAGGCCTTGTCCAAGGACCTGGCTAAATTTGAGGCTTGTGTGGAAACCTTGTTTGAATCCCTTGAGGAAAAAACCGACCGGGCCGAGGTCATTCAAAAAAAATATGACAAACAATTATCAGATCTTGAAAGGTGTTAA
- a CDS encoding IS6 family transposase, whose product MKNENPFKWRHYEKEIILLNVRWYLRYQLSYRNLEEMMQERGLSVDHSTIYRWVQRYAPEMEKRSRKYLRQSNDSYRIDETYIKVRGKMKYLYRAVDSRGNTIDFLLRSRRNMESAKRFFKKMLRASNSSRPRVLSVDGNPAYPPAVKALKEKKLLNKDCILRQNKYLNNIIEQDHRFIKKLVRAGMGFKTFHSAWRTLKGYEIMNMIRKGQVKNIRKGEILKQKEFVENLFSYAA is encoded by the coding sequence ATGAAAAATGAAAACCCTTTCAAGTGGCGTCATTATGAAAAAGAAATCATCCTGTTGAATGTTCGCTGGTATCTGAGATATCAACTAAGTTACAGGAATCTGGAAGAGATGATGCAAGAACGGGGCTTGTCTGTGGATCACAGTACCATTTACCGATGGGTTCAGCGCTATGCTCCTGAAATGGAAAAGCGAAGCAGGAAGTATCTGCGGCAATCAAATGATTCTTACCGTATTGATGAAACATATATCAAGGTGCGGGGGAAAATGAAGTATCTTTACCGAGCGGTCGATTCCCGTGGAAATACCATCGATTTTCTTCTTCGCAGCAGACGTAATATGGAATCTGCCAAACGATTTTTTAAAAAGATGCTGCGAGCTTCCAATAGCTCCAGACCTCGGGTTCTGAGTGTTGACGGAAATCCTGCATATCCTCCGGCAGTAAAGGCTTTGAAAGAAAAAAAGCTTCTGAATAAGGACTGTATCCTAAGACAGAATAAATATCTGAACAATATTATTGAGCAAGACCACCGGTTTATCAAAAAGCTTGTCAGAGCTGGTATGGGGTTCAAGACATTTCATTCTGCCTGGCGGACGCTAAAAGGCTATGAAATTATGAACATGATCAGAAAAGGACAAGTTAAAAATATCAGGAAGGGAGAAATTTTAAAGCAGAAAGAATTCGTCGAAAATCTGTTTTCTTATGCTGCGTAA
- the murA gene encoding UDP-N-acetylglucosamine 1-carboxyvinyltransferase, producing MDKIQINGGRQLAGEVWISGAKNAALPLIASSILVNGKTTFTNVPKLMDINSIKLLLEDLGAGCEFENHTMTVDGSGIHKIEAEYELVRKMRASILVLGPLVARFGHAKVSMPGGCAIGARPVNMHLTGLEALGATINIEHGYIEAKAEKLVGNEIYFDVPTVTGTENLMMAAVLAKGKSVLRNAAREPEIVCLAKALTQMGAKISGAGTAIIHIEGVKTLNPVEVRVIPDRIETGTFMVAAAATQGDVTINGCIPDHIGGIISKLKATGTTVDVGEDKIRVQGKAQIKSIDIKTLPYPGFPTDMQAQFMALMTIAKGNSVIHESIFENRFIHANELLRLGADISISNGNFAMVRGVDRLQGAPVMASDLRASASLVIAGLVAEGTTLISRVYHMDRGYEGIEDKFLNLGADILRLK from the coding sequence ATGGATAAAATTCAAATCAACGGCGGCAGACAGCTTGCAGGCGAGGTCTGGATCAGCGGTGCAAAAAATGCAGCCCTGCCTTTAATTGCCTCGAGTATCCTGGTCAACGGCAAAACCACCTTTACCAATGTTCCAAAACTTATGGATATCAACTCCATTAAACTCTTGCTGGAAGATCTTGGGGCCGGCTGCGAATTTGAAAACCATACCATGACCGTGGACGGATCCGGCATCCATAAAATCGAGGCTGAATACGAACTGGTCAGAAAAATGAGGGCCTCCATTCTGGTATTAGGTCCGCTTGTGGCCAGGTTCGGCCATGCAAAAGTCTCCATGCCGGGAGGATGCGCCATTGGGGCACGCCCGGTCAACATGCATTTAACCGGGCTTGAGGCCCTTGGGGCCACAATCAATATTGAACACGGATATATTGAGGCCAAGGCCGAGAAACTTGTGGGCAATGAGATCTATTTTGATGTTCCCACAGTGACAGGCACTGAAAATCTAATGATGGCAGCGGTCCTTGCCAAGGGCAAGAGCGTGCTTCGCAATGCAGCCAGAGAACCTGAGATTGTCTGCCTGGCTAAAGCGCTAACCCAGATGGGGGCAAAAATTTCAGGCGCAGGCACCGCCATTATCCATATTGAAGGGGTCAAAACCTTGAATCCGGTTGAGGTCAGGGTCATCCCCGACCGGATTGAAACCGGCACCTTTATGGTGGCAGCGGCAGCCACACAAGGCGATGTTACCATAAACGGCTGCATACCGGATCATATCGGAGGAATCATCAGCAAACTCAAAGCCACGGGTACCACCGTGGATGTGGGTGAAGATAAAATCCGGGTCCAGGGGAAGGCCCAGATCAAAAGCATTGATATCAAAACCCTTCCTTATCCTGGATTCCCAACCGATATGCAGGCCCAGTTTATGGCCTTAATGACCATTGCCAAGGGCAATAGTGTGATCCATGAATCCATATTTGAGAACCGGTTTATCCATGCCAATGAACTGCTTCGCCTGGGGGCTGACATCTCCATTTCCAATGGAAATTTTGCCATGGTCAGGGGAGTGGACAGGCTTCAGGGCGCTCCTGTCATGGCCTCTGATCTCAGGGCCAGTGCGTCCTTGGTCATAGCAGGCCTTGTGGCTGAAGGCACCACCCTGATTTCACGGGTATATCATATGGACAGGGGATATGAAGGCATTGAAGACAAATTTTTGAATCTGGGGGCAGATATCCTGAGACTCAAATAA